GCAGCTGAGTGGTTTGCGGCACGAATTAAGCAGCCACGAGAAAGAACCTTCGATGTATTTTACGGAGCTGAAGCTATGGATATAAATTGCGCCTGCTTAATTGCCGATGATGAAGCACCAGCGCATCTGGTAATCGAATCGCATCTGGCGCAGGTGCCGGGGTTTTACTGTGCCGGCCATGCCTGCAACGGTGCCGAAGCACTGGCGGAAATGGCTTCGGGCCGCTACGGGCTGGTGTTTCTGGATATAGAAATGCCGGTAATTTCAGGACTTGATTTGTTACGCAATCTGCCGCACCGTCCGGCTGTAATCATTACCACGGCCTACGAAAATTTTGCCTTTGAGTCGTACCAGCTTGATGTGGCTGATTATTTGCTGAAGCCCATTTCGCTGCCGCGTTTCATTAAATCGCTTCAAAAAGCCAAACCGTTTATTCCGGTGCAGCAGTCAACAGAAGTGTTGCAGTTTCAGGTAAAAGGCGAAAAGGTACATATACGCCCTTCGGAATTGAGCCATGTGGAAAGTATGGGCAATTATATCCGGCTTTATTTCACTGCCGCCCGGTTGCCGCTTACCGTTTATGGCAGTTTACGCGATACAGCCCGGCAACTGGGCGGCAGTGGCTTTTTGCAAATTCATAAATCGTTTGTGATTAATACCGCGCTGGTGCAGCAGATTTCTGAAAATTCGGTCATGCTGCAAAATCAGGTGATACTGCCCGTTGGACGCAAATACAAACTCCTGCTCGAACAACGCACCGCAAAATAAAATGGCTGCCCTGCCAATGCAGAACAGCCATACATGCTTTGTATGCTTTTGATTATTCTTTCTTTGCGCTCTTTTTGCGGAAACGCATATTGAGCAATTCCACAAGGAATGCAAAGGCCATGGAGCAATACACATAAGCCTTTTCCACATGCACATGCAAGGCATCGAGAATAAGCA
This DNA window, taken from Bacteroidota bacterium, encodes the following:
- a CDS encoding response regulator transcription factor, giving the protein MDINCACLIADDEAPAHLVIESHLAQVPGFYCAGHACNGAEALAEMASGRYGLVFLDIEMPVISGLDLLRNLPHRPAVIITTAYENFAFESYQLDVADYLLKPISLPRFIKSLQKAKPFIPVQQSTEVLQFQVKGEKVHIRPSELSHVESMGNYIRLYFTAARLPLTVYGSLRDTARQLGGSGFLQIHKSFVINTALVQQISENSVMLQNQVILPVGRKYKLLLEQRTAK